The nucleotide sequence GTGCAACTGAGGAACGCTGCGCAGCTTCATCTCACGGGCCAACTGCATGCGCAAGAAACCTGCGGCCGAGTTGAGCACCTTGATGCTTTGTGCGATTTCTTCGCTGTTGTCCTGACCCATCACGGTGATGAAGATCTTGGCGTGACCTACGTCACGGCTCACTTCAACGGCGGTGATGGTGACCAGGCCAACGCGGGGGTCTTTGACTTCGCGACGGATCAGTTGGGCCAGCTCACGCTGCATCTGATCGCCGATACGCTGGGTACGGCTGTATTCTTTTGCCATGTCTTGTTACCTGTTACTGCCACACGGTGAAACCCGTGGGGTCTGAAAGCGGCAAACGCCCGGCCTGACAAAAGCCAGACCGGGCGTTGCGTTTAGAGTCCGGACACC is from Pseudomonas mucidolens and encodes:
- the rbfA gene encoding 30S ribosome-binding factor RbfA — its product is MAKEYSRTQRIGDQMQRELAQLIRREVKDPRVGLVTITAVEVSRDVGHAKIFITVMGQDNSEEIAQSIKVLNSAAGFLRMQLAREMKLRSVPQLHFHYDESVVRGAHLSALIERAVAEDSQRPSTPEDAKE